AAACCGGACTGTCACCTTGCTCAAGTATTCAGGATCGTTTTCAGGAATCCGGATTCTAAACTGGAGCGTTTGCGAAATGCGATCAGGAATATCTTGCGGCGGAGGCGGAACCTTCAAGATTTCTCGAGGCTTTCCAAAGACATCAATCGTGAATCGCTTGTTCGGATAGCAGCCCATGGTCTTTGTGAGTTCGACCTTGTTGGCGGCCTGGTCTTCGACGCGAACGACGTATTCGTGGCGGCCATTCTGGAGTTTAACTCTCTTCTGGGCATTCTTGGTAATCGTTTCTTCCGAAATCTGGCTACCGTCCGATTCAATGGCCATCACGGCAGCATCGTTCTGCATGTCGCCCACCGACACGTTTGCAACGCAGTGCAAGGAGTCGTAAGACGAAATGGCGGCGGTCGGAGCCTTGGTATTGACTTCGGAGCAAGCCTTATTGATCTGCAAGTCGATCGTCTTGGAATTCGTGAGGCCGGCGCCCTTGAATTCAAGCGTTGCCTTGTCAGCGGTCCAGAGGCCGTTTTCGTCGCTAATGGCAATCTTTTCAGAGAAGGTGTGAGCCTTGCCGTCAGCGGCGCGGATCAAGTTTTCGGAAGTAAAACCCTTGCCCACCGTCAAGATCAGCGATGCATTTTCGTCAGAGGTACGGTAAGAACCATCGACCGAAAGACCGCCTTCGCAGATTTCTACCGGAGAGGTCGTGGTCAGAATAAATCCATCTGCCGGAAGCGTTGCAGCCGCCTTCTGGGCTTCTTCGCGCAGTTCCTGCTGGAAGGTAGAGTCGGCCTTCTGCAATTCAGTCTGCAAGTCCTTCACCGACTTGGATTTGTCTGCCAAGATCTTGCTCAAGCGCTTGGCAAAGCGGGCTTCGCCCGAAGAGGCCAGTTTTACGACCACCAGGGAATCCGTCCCGAACGTGGTTTCGCCAGCGCCGATAAACACCGGCTTGTCAGAGCCTGCGGGCGTAATTTCGAGCTTACCAGTCTTAAGGCCAGCAAAGAACACGCCTTCGCCGCCAATGTAACCTTCGGTACCGCGAATCGATGCGGTTGCGGTTCCGGTCTTAAAGATAAACTTGGATTTTTTGTTTTTGAGTTTATGGACGGCAAAGTTCAAGAAACCTTTTTCGACATCGATCTTAGTTTCAAAGCCACCTTCGTCGTTGGGTTCAAAGAGTTTTTCCATTTCGACGATGGTGTTTTCGCCAATCATAATGGAGCTGCCGTCAGGGAGTCCGAACACGACTTCGGATTCGACACCCGTACGCACCTTGTCGGACTGATACACCTTGGCACCAGTCTTAATGTGAATCCATTCGTTCTGTTTAGCTTTCCAGCGGTCCACTTCACCCAAGGCCATACGGACTTTACCGACCGCTGTCGCAGAAAATACCATTGCCGGCATTACGGCAAGAATCATCATCGAGCGTAAAAATGTCTTACTTGAAATGGAAACTCTGACCATCATTAGCCCCTTTCTATATCAAGTAAAAAGATATTCTTTTTTTACGCAAAAAGCATTACTTTTTTTTACGAGGTGATATAAATCAAGCCCTAAACAGGCTTTTTTTAGCCACCGGCGAGTTTCACCGTATAACCGCGCTTTTCAAGCTCGGTTTTAAGCAAATTTCGCTTGTCGCCCTGGATTTCGATCACAAAATCCTTGACCGAGCCGCCTACCCCGCACTTTTGCTTAAGTTCGCGGCCCAATTCCTTGAGTTCGGCTTCGTCGAGCGGCACGCCAGTCACTACACTGGCCATTTTTCCGCCCCCGAGGCGCTTGAGCTGGATTCTTACCACGCCATCGCCCTGCGGACGCTCCGCCTTGGGCTTTTCCTGCTTGACACGGCCCCCCAATGCGGTAGAATAAACCAATGTAGAACGTTCCTCAATACCCATTACCAACCTCTAATCGTTTTTAAGTCCCAATCTTTCCATGGCAATCTTCTTGCCGGTCTGGAAATCGCACTTTCCGGAGCCCAACTTGGGCAAATCATCGAGCTTGAGCACGTAAGAAGGCTGCATCAGCGGCGGAAGTCCCACTTGCTTGAGCCTGTCCTTGGCCTCGTCTTCAGAAATATCGCCCGCAAACAACAGGGCAATCTTTTCGCCCTTGGAGCCATCGGGCACGGCCACCGTAAAGTGGTCCACGCCTTCGAAGAACGTCGTTTCCGAAATCTTGAAGTCCACAGAACCGAGGCTTACCATTTCTCCACCGAGTTTTGCAAAACGGCTATAGCGGTCCACAATGGTTAAGTAACCGTCTTCGTCTACATGGCCCTTGTCGCCCGTCTTGTACCAGCGGCGGCCATTGATAATCGCAATTGCCTGCGCCGTCTTTTCGGGATTCTTGAGGTAACCCTTCATAATCTGGGCGCCACCGATCAAAATCAGGCCGTCTTCGCCAATGGGCAATTCTTCCATGGTATCGGGATCCACAATGCGGAACTGCGTACCCGGCAGCGGTGCGCCCACGGTACCCGGCTTGTTGCCCACCAGAACCGTCTTGTAGTCGTCCATCAACACGTCCTTGGTATTCACGGCTGCCACAGGAGTCGTTTCGGTACAGCCGAAGCCTTCAAAGATTTCAAGCTTGAATTTGGTGCGGTAAAGCTGGCGAACATCCTCGCGAATCTTTTCGGCACCGGCGTAAATGCGGCGCACGCTCGAGAACATCAGCGGATGCACGGCGCGGTTCACGCCCCACATGCGAAGGAACGTGCCCGTCGCCACCATGAACGACACCT
The sequence above is a segment of the Fibrobacter sp. UWB5 genome. Coding sequences within it:
- a CDS encoding FecR domain-containing protein → MMVRVSISSKTFLRSMMILAVMPAMVFSATAVGKVRMALGEVDRWKAKQNEWIHIKTGAKVYQSDKVRTGVESEVVFGLPDGSSIMIGENTIVEMEKLFEPNDEGGFETKIDVEKGFLNFAVHKLKNKKSKFIFKTGTATASIRGTEGYIGGEGVFFAGLKTGKLEITPAGSDKPVFIGAGETTFGTDSLVVVKLASSGEARFAKRLSKILADKSKSVKDLQTELQKADSTFQQELREEAQKAAATLPADGFILTTTSPVEICEGGLSVDGSYRTSDENASLILTVGKGFTSENLIRAADGKAHTFSEKIAISDENGLWTADKATLEFKGAGLTNSKTIDLQINKACSEVNTKAPTAAISSYDSLHCVANVSVGDMQNDAAVMAIESDGSQISEETITKNAQKRVKLQNGRHEYVVRVEDQAANKVELTKTMGCYPNKRFTIDVFGKPREILKVPPPPQDIPDRISQTLQFRIRIPENDPEYLSKVTVRFDGKIILQESLTQIHTLDYQIPLMVSRTAKNHVDIEVVHKSGYTARAKKDYEVR
- a CDS encoding translation initiation factor (involved in start site selection during the initiation of translation) gives rise to the protein MGIEERSTLVYSTALGGRVKQEKPKAERPQGDGVVRIQLKRLGGGKMASVVTGVPLDEAELKELGRELKQKCGVGGSVKDFVIEIQGDKRNLLKTELEKRGYTVKLAGG